A single region of the Brachypodium distachyon strain Bd21 chromosome 3, Brachypodium_distachyon_v3.0, whole genome shotgun sequence genome encodes:
- the LOC100845500 gene encoding protein CHROMATIN REMODELING 35, whose product MAAAGEDPQEPHSGMYYRRKNRASDPISGLSLPAGSGVHSWGCGSVTKDMEDIYARNVQLINFLSTLHEPTRSSVPMVETNVKYCSIKQETKVTDCSVKQTEPILIPDSDDEDGSTAELAPEKNKELIPLGLAGTLTAHVTSKGKDQVNETRHYGYQNSQIVPYGQSAALINHHSLQTSWQPSIQYESVILQTRTEEERIKYLAAASHAEKMAETQVFPDLPRERKQRKLDPNSQVDGDAGTAPRKRKRKTGPDPAAVDLPSETYNPVEEEEPAEEDKPENKSDGLEDLWKDFSVAMESSKLNTFEELPDEKELGEKDVDNDCNHDIRIHEDLGHVCRVCGLIVRRADTIIDYQWKKASRSRSYFCGTRSKDADEIIIGDIRVSDDLLALDIAIHPRHKKQIRSHQLEGFHFLVKNLVSDKPGGCILAHAPGSGKTFMVISFIQSFLAKYPSGRPLVILPKGILGTWKKEFQQWQVEDIPLYDFYSVKAEKREDQLKILNSWQSKMSILFLGYKQFSTIICGDGGGTVAAACRDMLLMVPNLLILDEGHTPRNTATNVLESLSRVQTPRKVVLSGTLFQNHVGEVFNILNLVRPKFLRMESSRPIVRRIMSQVAISGTRVSKGVPDNVFTESVEETLLHDENFTRKAHIIRSLRELTNDVLHYYKGDILDELPGLVDFSVFLKLSPRQKEIVHKLEAYEKFKRSAVGTALYMHPCLSEMSEGDATDRANNLTDAAVDSMVQSINVRDGVKASFFINILRLASCAGEKLLAFSQYILPMKFLERLLVKTWGWHVGKEIFVISGDTSPEDRELAMDQFNNSADAKVLFGSIKACGEGISLVGASRVVVLDVHLNPSVTRQAIGRAFRPGQQKKVFVYRLVAADSAEESFHETAFKKEVIPKLWFEWSEQHCTTDDFKLNQTDIDVCGDELLDNQAMRQDIKALYRR is encoded by the exons atggccgccgccggcgaagacCCTCAGGAGCCACACTCAG GCATGTATTACCGCAGGAAGAACAGAGCGTCTGACCCAATCAGTGGTCTTTCACTTCCTGCTGGAAGTGGGGTTCATAGTTGGGGATGTGGCAGTGTTACCAAGGATATGGAAGATATTTATGCTCGCAATGTCCAACTGATTAATTTCCTGTCTACGCTGCATGAACCCACTCGGAGTTCTGTGCCTATGGTTGAAACTAATGTGAAATATTGCTCCATTAAGCAAGAAACTAAGGTGACAGATTGCTCTGTTAAGCAAACAGAACCAATACTTATTCCTGATTCGGATGATGAAGATGGAAGCACGGCAGAGCTGGCACCTGAGAAAAACAAAGAGCTGATACCATTGGGATTGGCTGGTACTCTCACGGCACACGTGACATCTAAAGGGAAAGATCAAGTAAATGAGACCCGGCACTATGGATACCAAAACAGTCAAATTGTTCCATATGGTCAAAGTGCAGCTCTTATAAATCATCATTCCTTGCAAACCAGCTGGCAACCATCAATTCAATATGAGAGCGTTATATTGCAAACAAGGACTGAGGAGGAGCGTATAAAATATCTGGCT GCTGCTAGCCATGCGGAGAAGATGGCAGAAACACAAGTTTTCCCTGACCTTCCCAGGGAGAGAAAGCAAAGGAAATTGGACCCCAACTCCCAGGTGGATGGAGATGCTGGAACTGcgccaagaaaaagaaaaagaaagaccgGACCAGATCCAGCAGCAGTTGATTTGCCTTCAGAAACCTACAATCctgtggaggaagaggagcccGCGGAGGAAGATAAACCTGAAAACAAAAGTGATGGTCTTGAGGATTTATGGAAAGACTTCTCAGTGGCAATGGAAAGCTCTAAG CTTAACACATTTGAAGAGCTACCCGATGAGAAAGAACTGGGTGAAAAAGATGTGGACAACGACTGCAACCATGACATACGGATTCATGAAGATCTGGGCCATGTATGCCGCGTCTGTGGTTTGATTGTGAGAAGGGCTGATACAATAATTGATTATCAGTGGAAAAAG GCATCAAGGTCAAGATCATATTTCTGTGGAACACGTTCTAAGGATGCTGATGAGATCATCATTGGTGATATCAGAGTATCTGATGATCTCCTGGCTTTAGATATTGCCATTCATCCAAGACATAAAAAGCAAATCAGGTCGCATCAGTTGGAAGGTTTCCACTTCCTGGTTAAGAATCTAGTTTCTGACAAACCTGGAGGTTGCATTCTAGCTCATGCCCCTGGTTCCGGAAAAACATTTATGGTCATAAGTTTCATTCAGAGCTTCCTTGCGAAGTATCCCTCTGGAAGGCCCCTTGTTATACTTCCTAAAGGCATATTAGGTACATGGAAGAAGGAATTTCAACAATGGCAGGTTGAGGACATACCACTGTATGATTTCTATTCTGTTAAGgctgaaaaaagagaggaccAGTTGAAAATCCTCAATTCTTGGCAATCCAAAATGAgtattctttttcttggaTACAAGCAGTTCTCTACGATCATTTGTGGTGATGGAGGTGGAACTGTTGCAGCTGCATGTCGTGACATGTTGCTTATGGTCCCTAATCTACTGATACTGGATGAGGGTCATACACCAAGGAATACGGCGACTAATGTGCTAGAATCACTGAGCAGAGTGCAAACACCACGTAAGGTGGTCCTGTCAGGTACACTTTTCCAGAATCATGTTGGGGAAGTGTTCAACATATTGAATCTTGTACGCCCAAAGTTTCTCAGGATGGAATCATCTCGTCCTATCGTCAGACGTATAATGAGTCAAGTAGCAATATCAGGTACCAGGGTTTCAAAAGGGGTTCCTGATAATGTATTCACCGAGTCAGTAGAAGAGACCCTGCTGCATGATGAAAACTTCACAAGAAAAGCACACATTATTAGAAGTCTTAGAGAACTAACAAATGACGTGCTTCACTACTATAAGGGCGATATCTTAGATGAACTACCTGGACTAGTAGATTTCAGCGTCTTCTTGAAACTCAGTCCCAGGCAGAAAGAAATCGTTCATAAGTTGGAAGCCTATGAGAAGTTCAAAAGAAGTGCGGTTGGAACTGCACTGTACATGCATCCTTGTCTGTCAGAAATGTCAGAAGGTGATGCTACAGACAGGGCTAACAACTTGACAGATGCTGCAGTTGATAGTATGGTTCAGTCTATCAATGTGAGAGATGGTGTGAAGGCCAGTTTTTTCATCAATATCCTGAGGCTTGCTTCTTGTGCAGGAGAGAAGTTACTTGCTTTTAGTCAGTATATACTCCCCATGAAGTTTTTGGAAAGGCTCTTGGTGAAGACGTGGGGCTGGCATGTAGGAAAGGAGATCTTTGTGATCTCTGGTGACACTAGTCCAGAGGACAGAGAATTGGCGATGGACCAGTTTAACAACTCTGCTGATGCAAAAGTTCTGTTTGGTTCTATCAAGGCATGTGGGGAGGGCATTTCCCTTGTGGGAGCATCAAGAGTTGTCGTGCTAGATGTTCACCTGAACCCGTCTGTTACCCGTCAGGCAATTGGGCGTGCATTCAGGCCTGGACAGCAGAAGAAAGTGTTTGTATACAGGCTTGTCGCAGCTGATTCTGCAGAGGAAAGCTTCCATGAAACTGCATTTAAGAAGGAAGTCATACCAAAGCTGTGGTTTGAATGGAGTGAGCAGCACTGCACTACCGATGACTTCAAACTGAACCAAACTGATATTGATGTCTGTGGGGATGAACTACTGGATAATCAAGCTATGCGGCAGGATATTAAGGCTTTGTATAGAAGGTGA